A segment of the Desulfovulcanus ferrireducens genome:
TGCAACAGCCTGTTCGTTGGCCTTGAGCCCTCTGGCAATAACTTTGGCCTTGTGTCTAATCCCTTCTCCATCCAGCCCGGTTCCTGCCCCGGTAATCTCATAAGGATCAAGCCCAAGATAGGCACAATAAAGGGCAGTAGATGGTGTGGTGTTGCCAATGCCCATCTCGCCGGTACCAAGACACCTTATGCCTTCGGCTTTAGCCTGATCACTAAGTGCTATGCCCAGTTCAATGGCCTGGACGCACTCCTCTATGCTCATGGCTGGCCCAGCACTCAAATCCCTTGTTCCCTGGGCAATTTTTTTCTGGATGAAATTGTCATGTTCAGGGTAACCGGGTCCTGCCGACCCCACATCAACCACTTTCAGATCCACCCCACAAGTCCTGGCCAAAACATTAATAGCCGCTCCGCCATTTAAAAAATTGATAACCATCTGCCGGGTTACTTCCTGAGGAAAAAGACTGACCCCGGCTCTGACCACGCCGTGATCGCCAGCACAAGTATAAATGCGGGGCGGATCTACCCTGGGATTCTTCCCCTCAGCAATAACAAACAATCTGGCAGCAAGCTCTTCCAACCGCCCCAAACTTCCTTTAGGTTTGGTCAAGTTATCTAGATGCTTCCAGGCCAAAGAAAATAAATCCTTGTTTGTGGGCTTTATTGCCTGCATGGTCTGGTCCAGTATTTTCATGCTTCCTCCCTGTTAATTACATGTAAGGCTCTGGACTAAAGACGCAAGGCTAAAAACTATACCCTCCGTCCTACTCAGCCATATGAACTCCTTTTATAAAAACAAACTAAATACAAATAGAACTTAAAACCTCAACTTTCTGACACGATTAACTCCCTCAAATTACTACATAATTGAAGAGAGCATTTTCTGAAATGCATTACAAACGGGTTGGGTAACACATCTTGGCGAAGATTGCGGAAGTGCTGTGCATAGGGAGGTTATTCCATCGAACTTTCGA
Coding sequences within it:
- the cobT gene encoding nicotinate-nucleotide--dimethylbenzimidazole phosphoribosyltransferase; this translates as MKILDQTMQAIKPTNKDLFSLAWKHLDNLTKPKGSLGRLEELAARLFVIAEGKNPRVDPPRIYTCAGDHGVVRAGVSLFPQEVTRQMVINFLNGGAAINVLARTCGVDLKVVDVGSAGPGYPEHDNFIQKKIAQGTRDLSAGPAMSIEECVQAIELGIALSDQAKAEGIRCLGTGEMGIGNTTPSTALYCAYLGLDPYEITGAGTGLDGEGIRHKAKVIARGLKANEQAVASGNPVSILAALGGLEIACLAGLILGAAKNKMPVVVDGFISTAAFVAAWKMNSHVIDYAFFSHVSAEKGHQKILQSLQAEPILDLNMRLGEGTAAAMAIFILRCAANIFNEMATFEDAGVSREV